Proteins encoded within one genomic window of Prauserella marina:
- a CDS encoding nuclear transport factor 2 family protein: protein MPVTESTSTAQTRAVVEAFGRHVAEGDFAALRALFADEVDFDIPGATGVVPWIGHRTTGEAATEFYTTLDDHLERQLYVTEHVFADGEHAVLVGHLRSKVLATGRLIETPFSLRLTVSEGRINRLLMLEDSHLVAEATRR, encoded by the coding sequence ATGCCCGTCACCGAATCCACCAGCACGGCTCAGACCCGCGCCGTCGTCGAGGCCTTCGGCCGGCACGTGGCCGAAGGCGACTTCGCCGCGCTGCGCGCGCTGTTCGCCGACGAGGTCGACTTCGACATCCCCGGTGCCACCGGCGTAGTTCCGTGGATCGGCCACCGCACCACCGGTGAGGCGGCCACCGAGTTCTACACCACCCTCGACGACCATCTCGAACGCCAGCTCTACGTGACCGAGCACGTCTTCGCCGACGGTGAGCACGCCGTGCTCGTCGGCCACCTCAGGTCGAAGGTGCTCGCGACCGGCAGGCTCATCGAGACCCCGTTCTCGCTGCGCCTGACGGTCAGCGAGGGCCGCATCAACCGCCTGCTGATGCTGGAGGACAGCCACCTGGTCGCCGAGGCGACCAGGCGCTGA
- a CDS encoding VWA domain-containing protein: protein MNLTGFASPWWLLLLLVVGAVVIGYVYAMKARRKRTMRFSNLELLERVTPKGRNRVRHVPAALLVVSLILLTFALAGPTAEQKVPRNRATVMLVIDVSLSMEATDVEPTRLKAAQEAARSFAEGLTPGVNLGLISFAGTATVLVAPTTERDGVVHAIDNLKLAQSTATGEGIFAALQSIDSFSSVVGGAEGPPPARIVLMTDGKQTVPQDEYAPRGAFTAAGVAKQASIPVTTISFGTSHGSVQIEGKDVPVEVDDASMREIARLSGGDFYKAATADELKQVYASLGEQIGYETKNVDSSKPWVMLGTIALFAAAASSLFFGQRLP, encoded by the coding sequence GTGAACCTCACCGGATTCGCATCGCCGTGGTGGCTCCTGCTGCTGCTCGTCGTTGGCGCCGTCGTCATCGGTTACGTCTACGCGATGAAGGCGCGCCGCAAGCGCACCATGCGGTTCTCCAACCTCGAACTGCTGGAGCGGGTGACCCCGAAGGGCCGCAACAGGGTCCGGCACGTGCCCGCTGCTCTGCTCGTGGTGTCGCTGATCCTGCTGACCTTCGCGCTCGCGGGTCCCACCGCCGAGCAGAAGGTGCCCCGCAACAGGGCCACCGTGATGCTCGTGATCGACGTGTCGCTCTCGATGGAAGCGACCGACGTCGAACCGACCCGGCTCAAGGCCGCGCAGGAGGCGGCCCGCTCGTTCGCGGAGGGACTGACCCCCGGCGTCAACCTCGGGCTCATCTCGTTCGCCGGTACCGCGACGGTGCTGGTGGCGCCCACGACCGAACGCGATGGTGTCGTGCACGCCATCGACAACCTCAAGCTCGCCCAGTCGACGGCTACCGGCGAGGGGATCTTCGCCGCGTTGCAGTCGATCGACAGCTTCTCGTCGGTGGTGGGCGGAGCCGAAGGACCGCCCCCAGCCCGCATCGTGCTCATGACCGACGGCAAGCAGACGGTGCCGCAGGACGAGTACGCGCCTCGCGGTGCCTTCACCGCCGCCGGGGTCGCCAAACAGGCCAGCATCCCGGTGACCACGATTTCCTTCGGCACCTCGCACGGCTCGGTGCAGATCGAAGGCAAGGACGTCCCCGTCGAGGTCGACGACGCGTCGATGAGGGAGATCGCGCGGCTGTCTGGCGGCGACTTCTACAAGGCGGCGACCGCCGACGAACTCAAGCAGGTCTACGCCAGTCTCGGCGAGCAGATCGGCTACGAGACGAAGAACGTCGATTCCAGCAAGCCGTGGGTCATGCTCGGCACGATCGCGCTGTTCGCCGCCGCGGCGAGTTCACTGTTCTTCGGGCAGAGACTGCCCTGA
- the fabG gene encoding beta-ketoacyl-ACP reductase has product MGRSVLVTGGNRGIGLAIARGLAEAGHTVAVTHRGSGAPEGLFGVQADVTDTEQVDAAFKQVEEHQGPVEVLVSNAGITDDTLLMRMSEEQFTRVVDANLSGAYRVAKRASRNMLRAKWGRFVFISSVIGLSGGAGQVNYAASKAGLVGVARSLTRELGSRNITANVVSPGFIVTDMTNELTDEQRSSALAQIPAGRYGDPADVAAAVRYLASDEAGYISGAVLPVDGGLGMGH; this is encoded by the coding sequence GTGGGACGGTCCGTTCTGGTCACCGGCGGCAATCGCGGCATCGGGTTGGCCATCGCGCGCGGGTTGGCAGAGGCAGGCCACACGGTCGCGGTGACCCACCGGGGTTCCGGGGCGCCGGAGGGCCTTTTCGGTGTGCAGGCCGATGTCACCGACACCGAGCAGGTGGACGCGGCCTTCAAGCAGGTGGAGGAACATCAGGGCCCGGTCGAGGTGCTGGTGTCCAACGCGGGCATCACCGATGACACGCTCCTGATGCGGATGAGCGAGGAGCAGTTCACCAGGGTCGTCGACGCGAACCTCTCCGGTGCCTACCGGGTCGCCAAGCGCGCCTCGCGCAACATGCTGCGGGCCAAGTGGGGCCGGTTCGTGTTCATTTCGTCGGTGATCGGCCTCAGCGGCGGCGCCGGACAGGTGAACTACGCGGCGAGCAAGGCGGGCCTCGTCGGCGTCGCGCGCTCGCTGACGAGGGAACTGGGGTCCCGCAACATCACGGCGAACGTGGTGTCTCCCGGCTTCATCGTCACCGACATGACCAACGAGCTCACCGACGAGCAGCGCTCCTCCGCGCTCGCGCAGATCCCGGCGGGCCGCTACGGCGATCCCGCCGACGTCGCCGCCGCGGTGCGCTACCTGGCCTCCGACGAGGCGGGCTACATCAGCGGTGCCGTGCTTCCGGTCGACGGCGGGCTCGGCATGGGCCACTGA
- a CDS encoding ferrochelatase, with the protein MNYDALLWLSFGGPEGPGEVMPFLENVTRGRGVPPARLAEVAEHYQHFGGVSPINQLNKTAIAAVEKELAGAGMDLPVYFGNRNWHPMVEDTLARMAADGVRRALVFPTSAYGGYSACRQYDEDIERARAAFGPGAPELVKLRQFFDHPLFIAAVADGVRAAHAELAARHDPATIRTVFTAHSIPDSADAASGPPGSGGHRYSEQVAEAARLAAAEAGVGNHDVVWQSRSGPPQVPWLEPDIVDHIDALHAKGTGAVVVCPIGFVSDHLEVVWDLDNEAAQRAGELGMGFARSATPNGDPRFAELVVELVREHTAAAPVRKLSHFPSAGCTVNGAPCAVGCCEPVRRPSAG; encoded by the coding sequence GTGAACTACGACGCGTTGTTGTGGCTGTCCTTCGGAGGGCCGGAAGGACCCGGCGAGGTCATGCCGTTCCTGGAGAACGTCACCAGGGGCAGGGGAGTACCCCCGGCCCGCCTCGCCGAGGTGGCCGAGCACTACCAGCATTTCGGCGGCGTCTCTCCCATCAACCAGCTCAACAAGACCGCCATCGCGGCAGTGGAGAAGGAACTGGCCGGAGCCGGAATGGACCTTCCGGTGTACTTCGGCAACCGCAACTGGCATCCGATGGTCGAGGACACGCTCGCGCGCATGGCCGCCGACGGTGTCCGCCGCGCGCTGGTGTTCCCCACCAGCGCCTACGGCGGCTACTCGGCGTGCAGGCAGTACGACGAGGACATCGAGCGGGCGCGCGCCGCGTTCGGCCCCGGCGCTCCCGAACTGGTGAAGCTGCGCCAGTTCTTCGACCATCCGCTGTTCATCGCCGCCGTCGCCGACGGTGTGCGCGCCGCGCACGCGGAGCTGGCGGCGAGGCACGACCCGGCGACCATCCGCACGGTGTTCACCGCGCACTCGATCCCGGACAGTGCCGATGCCGCTTCCGGGCCTCCCGGCAGCGGAGGCCACCGCTATTCGGAGCAGGTCGCCGAAGCGGCGAGGCTGGCCGCCGCCGAGGCGGGCGTCGGGAACCACGACGTGGTGTGGCAGTCACGGTCGGGCCCGCCCCAGGTGCCATGGCTGGAACCCGACATCGTCGACCACATCGACGCGCTGCACGCGAAGGGCACCGGAGCCGTCGTGGTGTGCCCCATCGGGTTCGTCTCCGACCACCTTGAGGTCGTGTGGGATCTCGACAACGAGGCCGCGCAGCGGGCGGGAGAACTCGGCATGGGTTTCGCGCGCTCGGCCACCCCCAACGGCGACCCCCGCTTTGCCGAACTGGTGGTCGAACTGGTCCGCGAGCACACCGCGGCCGCGCCGGTGAGGAAGCTGTCGCATTTCCCCTCGGCGGGATGCACCGTCAACGGGGCGCCCTGCGCGGTGGGCTGCTGCGAGCCGGTCCGCCGCCCCTCGGCGGGCTGA
- a CDS encoding DUF58 domain-containing protein, giving the protein MGAINDAKGGRPGWAPPVLRGDRLDAGLRTLELDVRRRLDGLLQGNHLGLVPGPGSEPGEARPYQPGDDVRRMDWAVTARTTTPHIRETIADRELETWIVADLSASLDFGTAVCEKRDLVVCAVAAVAHLTGGGGNRVGALLSNGADTVRLPPRGGLAHARGVVRKVAELPRAAEGTRGDLTDLIEQLRRPPRRRGLAVVISDFLGDTRWERPLRALSARHDLVGVEVLDPRDVDLPEVGTIVLADPETGRQREVNASALLRKEFAAAAQAHRAQVARALRQAGAGHLVLRTDSDWIADIVRFAVGRKRGWSGAGS; this is encoded by the coding sequence ATGGGTGCCATCAACGATGCCAAGGGCGGCAGGCCCGGATGGGCTCCGCCGGTACTCCGCGGCGACCGGCTCGACGCCGGGCTGCGCACGCTGGAACTCGACGTCCGCCGCAGGCTCGACGGACTGTTGCAGGGAAACCATCTCGGTCTGGTGCCGGGGCCCGGTTCCGAACCCGGTGAGGCACGGCCTTACCAGCCCGGCGACGACGTGCGGCGCATGGACTGGGCGGTCACCGCACGCACGACGACGCCACACATCAGAGAGACGATCGCCGACAGGGAACTGGAGACCTGGATCGTGGCCGATCTCTCGGCCAGTCTCGATTTCGGCACCGCCGTGTGCGAGAAGCGTGATCTGGTCGTCTGCGCCGTCGCCGCGGTCGCCCACCTGACCGGCGGTGGTGGCAACCGCGTCGGCGCGCTGCTGTCCAACGGAGCCGACACGGTCCGGCTTCCGCCGCGCGGCGGTCTCGCCCACGCCCGCGGTGTGGTGCGCAAGGTCGCCGAGCTGCCGAGGGCGGCCGAAGGCACGCGGGGTGACCTGACCGACCTCATCGAACAACTGCGAAGGCCACCACGGAGGAGGGGACTCGCCGTCGTCATCTCCGATTTTCTCGGCGACACCCGGTGGGAGCGCCCGCTGCGAGCCCTTTCGGCACGGCACGACCTGGTGGGCGTCGAGGTGCTCGACCCACGCGACGTGGACCTTCCCGAGGTCGGCACGATCGTGCTGGCCGACCCGGAGACCGGAAGGCAACGTGAGGTGAACGCCTCGGCGTTGCTGCGCAAGGAATTCGCGGCGGCGGCGCAGGCACACCGTGCCCAGGTCGCCCGCGCGCTCAGGCAGGCGGGCGCGGGGCATCTGGTGCTGCGCACCGACTCCGACTGGATCGCCGACATCGTCCGGTTCGCCGTCGGCCGCAAACGTGGCTGGTCGGGGGCGGGCTCGTGA
- a CDS encoding tRNA (cytidine(34)-2'-O)-methyltransferase, with translation MFRVVFYQPEIPPNTGNAIRLAANTGCELHLIEPLGFSLEDKYLRRAGLDYHDLAHVVVHADLASALSALRPSTVYAFTTKATGRYTDVAYAADDVLLFGPESTGLPEHVLTDPAITASLSLPMLPTSRSLNLTNTASIVVYEAWRQHGFTGAP, from the coding sequence GTGTTCCGGGTCGTCTTCTACCAGCCAGAGATCCCGCCCAACACCGGCAACGCGATCCGGCTCGCCGCCAACACCGGCTGCGAACTCCACCTGATCGAGCCACTGGGTTTTTCGTTGGAGGACAAGTATTTGCGCAGAGCCGGACTCGACTATCACGATCTCGCGCACGTCGTCGTGCACGCCGACCTCGCGAGCGCGCTGAGCGCGCTTCGTCCCTCCACTGTGTACGCCTTCACGACGAAAGCCACCGGCCGCTACACCGACGTCGCCTACGCGGCCGACGACGTGCTGCTGTTCGGGCCGGAATCCACCGGGCTGCCGGAGCACGTGCTCACCGATCCCGCGATCACCGCGTCACTGAGCCTGCCGATGCTGCCCACCTCGCGGTCGCTGAACCTCACCAACACCGCGTCGATCGTGGTCTACGAGGCGTGGCGCCAGCACGGGTTCACGGGAGCCCCCTGA
- a CDS encoding acyl-CoA thioesterase, whose translation MADHPRAPVVGMPLRVRYHECDQQGIVFNAHYLAYADMAAFEFYRVVFGSAAYLTDRGIDMVVAETTLRYRRSAVFEDELVVSLSIEHIGNTSLVLGIAIHRGNELVLDGSNRYVWVDIETHRPTPPPEDVRQALRKAAETAR comes from the coding sequence ATGGCCGATCACCCGCGAGCGCCCGTCGTCGGAATGCCATTGCGCGTGCGCTACCACGAATGCGATCAGCAGGGCATCGTCTTCAACGCCCACTACCTCGCCTACGCCGACATGGCGGCCTTCGAGTTCTACCGGGTCGTGTTCGGATCGGCCGCCTACCTGACCGATCGCGGCATCGACATGGTGGTCGCCGAAACCACTCTGCGGTACCGGCGTTCGGCGGTGTTCGAGGACGAACTCGTCGTGAGCCTGAGCATCGAGCACATCGGCAACACCTCGCTCGTGCTCGGCATCGCCATCCACCGAGGTAACGAACTCGTGCTCGACGGCAGCAACAGGTACGTGTGGGTGGACATCGAGACGCACCGGCCGACGCCACCGCCCGAGGACGTCAGGCAGGCGCTGCGCAAGGCCGCGGAAACCGCGCGCTAG
- the fabI gene encoding enoyl-ACP reductase FabI — translation MSGLLEGKRLLITGIITDASIGFHAAKMAQEQGAKVVLTGFGRMSLVERIAKRLPEPAPVLELDVQNTDQLASLPARISEHVDGLDGVLHSIAFAPASCLGSPFLDAPSEDVSKAVDVSAYSYMSLARAVLPLLGRGSSIVGMDFDARVAWPAYNWMGVAKAALESVNRYLARDLGEHGIRVNLVSAGPLKTMAAKSIPGFSGLEDGWDDRAPLGWDTADATPVAKSVCALLSDWLPATTGSMIMVDGGVHATGQ, via the coding sequence GTGTCCGGACTGCTCGAAGGTAAACGGCTGTTGATCACCGGCATCATCACCGACGCCTCGATCGGCTTCCATGCCGCGAAGATGGCCCAGGAGCAGGGCGCGAAGGTCGTGCTCACCGGCTTCGGCAGGATGTCGCTCGTCGAGCGCATCGCCAAGCGGCTGCCAGAACCGGCGCCCGTGCTTGAGCTGGACGTGCAGAACACCGACCAGCTCGCCTCGTTGCCCGCGAGGATCAGCGAGCACGTCGACGGGCTCGACGGGGTGCTGCACTCGATCGCGTTCGCGCCCGCGAGCTGTCTCGGCTCGCCGTTCCTCGACGCGCCGAGCGAGGACGTGAGCAAGGCCGTCGACGTGTCGGCGTATTCGTACATGTCGCTGGCGAGGGCGGTGCTGCCGCTGCTGGGCCGCGGATCATCCATTGTGGGCATGGACTTCGACGCGAGGGTGGCCTGGCCTGCCTACAACTGGATGGGTGTCGCCAAAGCCGCGCTGGAGTCGGTGAACCGTTACCTCGCGCGGGATCTCGGCGAGCACGGCATCAGGGTCAACCTGGTGTCGGCAGGCCCGCTCAAGACGATGGCCGCGAAGTCGATTCCCGGTTTCTCCGGGCTGGAGGACGGCTGGGACGATCGCGCGCCGCTGGGCTGGGACACCGCCGACGCGACGCCGGTGGCCAAGAGCGTCTGCGCGTTGCTGTCGGACTGGCTGCCCGCTACGACCGGTTCGATGATCATGGTCGACGGCGGGGTGCACGCCACCGGTCAGTAG
- a CDS encoding AAA family ATPase: MTEPGYSDGAAPAQPDTPARDAQLLERTVFEVKRVIVGQDRLVERMLVGLLAKGHLLLEGVPGVAKTLAVETFAKVVGGSFSRVQFTPDLVPADILGTRIYRQSSEKFDVELGPVVANFVLADEINRAPAKVQSAMLEIMAERHVSIGGQTFAMPDPFLVLATQNPIENEGVYPLPEAQRDRFLFKIVVEYPTAEEEREIVYRMGVTPPEPHEVLSPAELVRLQGVAAQVFVHHALVDYVVRLVLATRTPAEHGLADVAGWVSYGASPRASLGIIAAARAIALVRGRDYVLPQDVVDVVPDVLRHRLVLSYDALADGVPLDHIINRILQTVPLPQVSARPQGGGGQPVAAGVPGR, from the coding sequence GTGACCGAGCCCGGCTACTCCGACGGCGCGGCACCGGCACAGCCGGACACACCGGCACGGGACGCCCAGTTGCTTGAGCGCACCGTGTTCGAGGTCAAACGTGTCATCGTCGGGCAGGACCGGCTCGTGGAACGCATGCTGGTGGGGCTGCTGGCCAAGGGACACCTGCTGCTGGAGGGCGTGCCCGGCGTCGCCAAGACGCTCGCGGTGGAGACCTTCGCCAAGGTCGTCGGCGGCTCGTTCTCCAGGGTGCAGTTCACGCCCGACCTCGTGCCAGCCGACATCCTCGGCACCCGCATCTACCGGCAGTCCAGCGAGAAGTTCGACGTCGAACTCGGACCGGTCGTCGCCAACTTCGTCCTCGCCGACGAGATCAACAGGGCACCGGCCAAGGTGCAGTCGGCGATGCTGGAGATCATGGCCGAACGGCACGTGTCGATCGGTGGCCAGACCTTCGCGATGCCCGATCCGTTCCTGGTGCTGGCGACGCAGAACCCCATCGAGAACGAGGGCGTCTATCCGCTGCCGGAAGCCCAGCGCGACCGGTTCCTGTTCAAGATCGTCGTGGAGTACCCGACGGCGGAGGAGGAACGCGAGATCGTCTACCGGATGGGGGTGACCCCGCCTGAGCCACACGAGGTGCTCAGCCCCGCCGAACTGGTGAGGTTGCAGGGAGTCGCCGCACAGGTGTTCGTGCACCACGCGCTCGTCGACTACGTCGTGCGGCTCGTGCTGGCCACGCGCACGCCGGCCGAGCACGGGCTCGCCGACGTCGCCGGCTGGGTCTCCTACGGTGCCTCGCCGAGGGCGAGCCTCGGCATCATCGCGGCGGCCAGGGCGATCGCGCTCGTCAGGGGCAGGGACTACGTGCTGCCGCAGGACGTCGTCGACGTCGTACCGGACGTGTTGCGGCACCGGCTGGTGCTGTCCTACGACGCGCTGGCCGACGGCGTGCCGCTGGACCACATCATCAACCGGATCCTGCAAACCGTTCCGCTGCCCCAGGTGTCCGCCCGGCCGCAGGGCGGCGGCGGGCAGCCGGTAGCGGCAGGTGTGCCCGGCAGGTAG
- a CDS encoding TetR/AcrR family transcriptional regulator: MARPREFDERVAVERAMEAFWANGYEATSTQQLCEATGLGRSSIYNTFTSKHELFRAALRHYERTTKDMREQILGTGEPIRDRLRTLLSAMIDDEFANDRRGCLAINSLIEVGKRDEEVAAQLREDVDGFVADLAEAIASAQRDGEIDKDKDPLALARFVHSTVGGIRMTIRLGVDRHTVADVAEVALAAL, encoded by the coding sequence ATGGCACGCCCAAGGGAGTTCGACGAGCGGGTCGCCGTCGAGCGGGCGATGGAAGCCTTCTGGGCCAACGGCTACGAGGCGACATCGACCCAGCAGTTGTGCGAGGCGACCGGACTCGGCCGCAGCAGCATCTACAACACGTTCACGAGCAAGCACGAATTGTTCCGCGCGGCGCTGCGGCACTACGAGCGAACGACGAAGGACATGCGGGAGCAGATCCTCGGAACCGGGGAACCCATCAGGGACCGGCTGCGCACACTGCTCTCGGCGATGATCGACGACGAGTTCGCCAACGACCGGCGCGGCTGCCTCGCCATCAACAGCCTCATCGAGGTCGGCAAGCGCGACGAGGAGGTCGCCGCGCAACTGCGCGAGGACGTCGACGGGTTCGTGGCCGATCTCGCCGAGGCCATCGCGAGCGCCCAGCGCGACGGCGAGATCGACAAGGACAAGGATCCCCTCGCCCTCGCGAGGTTCGTCCACAGCACCGTGGGCGGCATCAGGATGACGATCCGGCTCGGCGTCGACCGGCACACGGTCGCCGACGTCGCCGAGGTCGCACTGGCCGCCCTGTAA
- the mobA gene encoding molybdenum cofactor guanylyltransferase has product MSTDSPERSRGERGAFPAFSGIVLAGGAARRLGGIDKPMLEVGGMPMLYRAVAALEGALRIVVVGPRRDGLPGVHWVREDPPGTGPVAALAAGLPFAGTGIVVVLASDLPGIAPGTVSRLLGALSARDDADGAVLVDATGRRQWLLGAWRGTALRASLPAEPEGAALRNTLGRLSIVDVLALPGEADDVDTRDDLDPA; this is encoded by the coding sequence TTGAGCACCGACTCGCCGGAGAGAAGCAGGGGAGAACGGGGCGCGTTCCCCGCGTTCTCCGGCATCGTGCTGGCGGGAGGGGCCGCGCGCAGACTCGGCGGCATCGACAAACCCATGCTTGAGGTCGGCGGCATGCCGATGCTCTACCGCGCCGTCGCGGCGCTGGAAGGGGCACTCCGGATCGTCGTGGTCGGCCCGCGCAGGGACGGGCTTCCCGGCGTGCACTGGGTCCGCGAGGATCCGCCGGGAACCGGGCCGGTGGCCGCGCTGGCCGCCGGGCTTCCGTTCGCCGGTACCGGGATCGTCGTCGTACTGGCCTCCGACCTGCCGGGGATCGCGCCCGGCACGGTCTCGCGGCTGCTCGGCGCGCTGAGCGCGCGTGATGACGCCGACGGCGCCGTACTGGTCGACGCGACGGGCCGCCGCCAGTGGTTGCTCGGTGCCTGGCGCGGGACGGCACTGCGGGCCAGCCTTCCCGCCGAACCGGAAGGCGCCGCGCTGAGGAACACGCTCGGCCGGTTGTCCATTGTGGACGTCCTGGCGCTGCCAGGGGAGGCCGACGACGTGGATACGCGCGACGATCTGGACCCGGCATAG
- a CDS encoding Cmx/CmrA family chloramphenicol efflux MFS transporter, producing the protein MPLTVYVLGLSVFALGTSEFMLAGLLPSIAADLGVSIPDAGLLISAFAVGMLAGAPLLAMATHRLPRRTTLLVMLAVFAASHALGALAPGYGALFVSRVLAALACAGFWAAAASTTIGIVAANRRGRALAIITGGLTMATVAGVPLGTALGQHAGWRVAFWAVGGAALVAMVAVAVFVRPTDHPGGRGPLTTELRAYRRPALWLALGITALSTAAITVCFSYLSPLFTDSIGGPAAAVPWVLALYGAGALAGITTGGRYADAHPIGTITGGALIVVAALAVLATAPPVPVALATITVLGFGGFAVNPAVNARVFALAESAPSLAGASNTSAFNAGIVVAPWLGGLTINAGFGYLSVTWLGIGLAALTLAATGWAALIQRASVLPEPVAA; encoded by the coding sequence ATGCCGTTGACGGTGTACGTGCTGGGCCTGAGCGTCTTCGCGCTCGGCACGTCCGAGTTCATGCTGGCAGGGCTGCTGCCCTCGATCGCGGCCGATCTCGGGGTGAGCATCCCCGACGCGGGCCTGCTGATCTCCGCCTTCGCCGTGGGAATGCTGGCTGGGGCGCCGCTGCTGGCCATGGCCACACACCGGCTGCCCCGCAGGACGACCTTGCTGGTCATGCTCGCCGTGTTCGCCGCGAGCCACGCGCTCGGCGCGCTGGCCCCCGGCTACGGCGCACTGTTCGTCTCCCGCGTCCTCGCCGCGCTGGCCTGCGCGGGTTTCTGGGCAGCGGCGGCGAGCACGACCATCGGCATCGTCGCGGCCAACCGCAGGGGCAGGGCGCTGGCGATCATCACGGGCGGACTGACCATGGCCACGGTCGCCGGTGTCCCGCTCGGCACGGCACTGGGCCAGCACGCGGGCTGGCGCGTGGCCTTCTGGGCCGTCGGCGGTGCCGCTCTGGTGGCGATGGTGGCTGTCGCGGTTTTCGTCCGGCCTACCGACCACCCCGGTGGCCGGGGACCGCTGACCACGGAACTGCGCGCCTACCGCCGCCCCGCGCTGTGGCTCGCGCTCGGGATCACCGCGCTGTCCACCGCCGCCATCACCGTCTGCTTCAGCTACCTTTCCCCGCTGTTCACCGACTCCATCGGCGGACCGGCCGCGGCCGTCCCGTGGGTGCTGGCGCTCTACGGCGCGGGGGCGCTCGCCGGAATCACCACCGGCGGCAGGTACGCCGACGCGCACCCCATCGGGACCATCACCGGCGGTGCGCTCATCGTCGTCGCCGCGCTGGCCGTACTGGCCACCGCGCCGCCGGTACCGGTCGCGCTCGCGACGATCACGGTGCTCGGCTTCGGTGGCTTCGCCGTCAATCCCGCCGTCAACGCCAGGGTGTTCGCGCTCGCCGAGAGCGCGCCCTCGCTCGCGGGCGCGAGCAACACCTCGGCGTTCAACGCGGGCATCGTCGTCGCGCCGTGGCTCGGCGGGCTCACCATCAACGCCGGATTCGGCTACCTCAGCGTCACCTGGCTCGGTATCGGCCTGGCCGCACTGACACTGGCGGCCACCGGCTGGGCCGCCCTCATCCAGCGCGCGAGCGTGCTCCCCGAACCGGTCGCCGCGTGA